The following proteins are co-located in the Microbacterium sp. SORGH_AS_0888 genome:
- a CDS encoding epimerase, producing the protein MVSTRPLAVVAGGSGFLGRAISAAFEDDGYEIRHIGRTGPVRWDDPDGIARALDGADVLVNLAGKSVNCRYTDRNRDEILRSRVTTTRALREAITTSDHPVRVWLNASTATIYRHETEQANTETTGVIGEGFSVDVARDWEHELFDGELPRTRRVALRIAIVLGDGPATRALVTLARIGLGGPQYDGWWFPHNRYRGIGSDPSGNGRARGHRAGGRQRFSWVHVDDVVGAVRFLRDRDDISGPVNVVSPQSTDNRGLMRALRRTVHAPIGLPALRWMLEPAMWVLRTEPELVLKSRWVSPEVLTMAGYRFRHPELEEALLDVVRATAGPRRHRGGR; encoded by the coding sequence ATCGTGAGCACGCGTCCTCTCGCGGTCGTCGCCGGCGGCTCGGGCTTCCTCGGGCGCGCCATCAGCGCCGCGTTCGAGGACGACGGCTACGAGATACGCCACATCGGTCGCACGGGGCCGGTCCGCTGGGATGACCCGGACGGCATCGCCCGCGCACTCGATGGGGCGGACGTGCTCGTCAACCTTGCCGGAAAGTCCGTCAACTGCCGCTACACCGACCGCAATCGCGACGAGATCCTCCGCTCCCGGGTGACCACGACCCGCGCGCTGCGCGAGGCGATCACGACGTCCGATCATCCGGTGCGGGTGTGGCTGAATGCGTCCACCGCCACGATCTACCGGCACGAGACGGAGCAGGCCAACACGGAGACCACGGGGGTCATCGGCGAGGGCTTCTCGGTGGACGTGGCACGCGACTGGGAACACGAGCTGTTCGACGGCGAGCTCCCCCGCACGCGCCGAGTCGCGCTTCGGATCGCGATCGTCCTCGGCGATGGTCCCGCTACGCGAGCGCTCGTCACACTCGCACGGATAGGCCTGGGCGGACCGCAGTACGACGGCTGGTGGTTCCCCCACAACCGCTATCGCGGGATCGGCAGCGATCCCTCCGGCAACGGCCGAGCCCGCGGGCATCGCGCCGGCGGACGCCAACGCTTCAGCTGGGTACATGTCGACGACGTGGTGGGGGCTGTGCGCTTCCTCCGAGACCGTGACGACATCTCCGGTCCCGTCAACGTCGTCAGCCCGCAGTCGACCGACAATCGGGGCCTCATGCGAGCGCTGCGCCGGACCGTCCATGCTCCGATCGGGCTCCCGGCCCTCCGATGGATGCTGGAACCGGCCATGTGGGTCCTGCGCACCGAGCCGGAGCTCGTCCTCAAGAGCAGGTGGGTCTCACCCGAGGTTCTCACCATGGCCGGTTATCGGTTCCGCCATCCCGAGCTCGAGGAGGCGCTCCTGGATGTCGTCCGCGCAACGGCAGGGCCTCGCCGTCACCGCGGGGGCCGCTGA
- a CDS encoding inositol monophosphatase family protein, with protein MTSPHDSLAADLDLALRLADAADAVTMASFDADDLDVQAKPDATFVTAADIAAERAIRDVLHAERPSDGVFGEEFGSEGEGSRRWIIDPIDGTHNYMRGIPMWTTLIALAIDGVPQVGVVSQPAIGRRWWAATSLGSWTNSSDGARRIHVSDVDTLARASVSFQSIEQWDEVGRADDLIRLSRAVWRDRGYGDAWPYMLLAEGRLEMVAEFDVKEYDIAAQWPIVTEAGGRITAFDGADTIGARSVLATNGALHEPFLRFFAAETDAG; from the coding sequence GTGACGTCCCCCCACGACTCGCTCGCCGCCGATCTCGATCTCGCCCTGCGCCTCGCGGATGCCGCCGACGCCGTGACGATGGCCAGCTTCGATGCCGACGATCTCGACGTCCAGGCCAAGCCGGATGCCACGTTCGTGACCGCGGCGGACATCGCCGCAGAGCGCGCGATCCGCGATGTGCTGCATGCCGAACGCCCGTCGGACGGCGTGTTCGGCGAGGAGTTCGGTTCCGAGGGCGAGGGCTCGCGCCGATGGATCATCGATCCGATCGACGGCACCCACAACTACATGCGCGGCATCCCCATGTGGACGACGCTCATCGCGCTGGCGATCGACGGCGTGCCGCAGGTGGGTGTGGTCAGCCAGCCCGCGATCGGGCGTCGCTGGTGGGCGGCGACGAGCCTCGGCTCCTGGACGAACTCCTCCGACGGTGCGCGACGCATCCATGTATCCGACGTCGACACGCTCGCCCGCGCGAGCGTGAGCTTCCAGAGCATCGAGCAGTGGGATGAGGTCGGCCGCGCCGACGATCTGATCCGTCTGAGCCGTGCGGTGTGGCGTGACCGCGGCTACGGCGACGCCTGGCCCTACATGCTGCTCGCGGAGGGTCGCCTGGAGATGGTGGCGGAGTTCGACGTCAAGGAGTACGACATCGCAGCCCAGTGGCCCATCGTCACCGAGGCGGGCGGACGCATCACCGCCTTCGACGGCGCCGACACGATCGGCGCACGCTCGGTCCTCGCGACCAACGGCGCGCTGCACGAGCCGTTCCTCCGTTTCTTCGCCGCAGAGACGGACGCCGGATGA
- a CDS encoding WhiB family transcriptional regulator yields MIGLTTKGARELRELHDALRTSSAACDGDERFIADHDELEHDEATALRRICLGCDLFDLCRAYAVKARPTGGVWAGRRYGGRPARKQSATGGAPGGPGVNEGPRAVSEPLPTIETAANGHTAERTSA; encoded by the coding sequence GTGATCGGCCTGACGACCAAGGGCGCGCGCGAGCTGCGCGAGCTGCACGACGCGCTGCGGACCAGCTCAGCAGCCTGCGACGGTGACGAACGGTTCATCGCCGACCACGACGAGCTGGAGCACGACGAGGCGACCGCGCTACGCCGCATCTGCCTCGGCTGCGACCTGTTCGACCTGTGCCGCGCCTACGCCGTCAAGGCCCGGCCCACCGGGGGCGTGTGGGCCGGACGGCGCTATGGCGGTCGCCCCGCTCGCAAGCAATCGGCCACAGGCGGCGCTCCAGGGGGCCCAGGAGTTAACGAGGGCCCTCGGGCGGTGTCCGAACCCCTGCCGACCATCGAGACGGCCGCAAACGGCCACACAGCGGAAAGGACCAGCGCATGA
- a CDS encoding helix-turn-helix domain-containing protein yields the protein MGTTDATPAAKRPLALSEIAGRATISVEEAGRVFGLSRPAAYAAVHRGEIPVRRFGRRMVVPVPALLTLLEAGEQ from the coding sequence ATGGGCACCACAGATGCCACTCCTGCGGCCAAGCGCCCACTGGCGCTCTCCGAGATCGCGGGGCGCGCCACCATCAGCGTGGAGGAGGCGGGCCGCGTGTTCGGCCTTTCCCGCCCCGCCGCGTACGCCGCTGTCCATCGGGGCGAGATTCCGGTGCGCCGGTTCGGTCGCCGCATGGTCGTGCCCGTCCCGGCGTTGCTGACCCTCCTGGAAGCGGGCGAGCAGTGA
- a CDS encoding helix-turn-helix domain-containing protein, whose protein sequence is MTTAAPNPQLSLSVEETATLLGAGLRQTYEAVRRGDIPAVKIGARWYVKAAALYAMFGTDEAALRPQSARSAAEPHDSGPIEPTV, encoded by the coding sequence GTGACCACCGCGGCACCCAATCCGCAGCTCTCGCTCTCTGTGGAGGAGACGGCGACCCTGCTGGGGGCTGGGCTGCGTCAGACCTATGAGGCGGTCCGCAGGGGTGACATCCCCGCCGTGAAGATCGGCGCGCGCTGGTACGTCAAGGCCGCCGCGCTCTACGCGATGTTCGGCACTGACGAGGCTGCGCTGCGCCCGCAGAGTGCCCGCAGCGCCGCAGAACCGCATGATTCCGGGCCTATCGAGCCCACCGTCTGA
- a CDS encoding site-specific integrase, which produces MARDGIGRRCYCRDDEGKALGSRCTKLGGSRHGVWEFRVSAGSDPATGKRRMVKRSGFATKAEAEAARDEVVRKLRRGVLRFEVPTLAEHMTTWLARAERTEELKATTLREYRRYADDYVVPELGAMKLDTIRRAHVAQWVDHMAEAGRGSVAIRRAHATLRSGLAAAVQLDLIETNPAASVKLPKVTTRRVEPWTLEEAGRFLDTAAQHRLGALFELAVMTGMRRGELVGLRWRDVRLGGDAPQLVVRQQLVRVGDKVLEQTVKTDAGQDRTVPLTDRAVGALLAWQLRQAQERDAAVAAGIEVTGDRVFTMADGSDCFPEYPSRVLGPLVKQAGLRPQRLHDLRHLFASLMLASGEDLTVVSKVMGHSNSQITRDLYAHLVGDRARTAVMGGLALLPPSARTGVPATVPAGA; this is translated from the coding sequence ATGGCGCGTGACGGGATAGGCCGCCGCTGCTACTGCCGCGACGACGAGGGCAAGGCGCTGGGCTCCCGCTGCACCAAGCTGGGCGGCTCGCGCCACGGCGTCTGGGAGTTCCGCGTGAGCGCGGGCAGCGACCCGGCGACGGGCAAGCGGCGCATGGTGAAGCGCAGTGGGTTTGCGACCAAGGCCGAGGCCGAGGCCGCCCGCGACGAGGTGGTGCGCAAGCTGCGGCGCGGTGTGCTGCGGTTCGAGGTGCCCACGCTCGCCGAGCACATGACCACTTGGCTGGCACGAGCCGAGCGCACCGAGGAGCTGAAAGCGACCACGCTGCGGGAGTACCGCCGCTACGCCGACGACTACGTGGTGCCCGAACTGGGCGCGATGAAGCTGGACACGATCCGGCGCGCGCACGTCGCGCAGTGGGTCGATCACATGGCCGAGGCGGGGCGCGGATCGGTGGCCATCCGCCGAGCGCATGCGACTCTCCGCAGCGGTCTGGCTGCCGCCGTGCAGCTCGATCTCATCGAGACGAACCCCGCGGCCTCGGTGAAGCTCCCCAAGGTCACCACGAGGCGCGTGGAGCCCTGGACGCTGGAGGAGGCGGGGCGATTCCTGGACACCGCAGCACAGCACCGGCTGGGCGCTCTGTTCGAGCTGGCGGTGATGACCGGCATGCGCCGCGGTGAGCTGGTCGGCCTGCGGTGGCGCGACGTGCGACTGGGTGGCGACGCTCCGCAGCTCGTGGTTCGGCAGCAGCTCGTGCGCGTCGGCGACAAGGTGCTGGAACAGACGGTCAAGACCGACGCGGGCCAGGACCGCACCGTGCCGCTGACCGACCGCGCCGTGGGCGCTCTCCTCGCGTGGCAGCTACGCCAGGCGCAGGAGCGCGACGCAGCGGTGGCGGCAGGCATCGAGGTGACCGGTGACCGCGTGTTCACGATGGCCGATGGCTCGGACTGCTTCCCCGAATACCCGTCGCGAGTGCTCGGCCCGCTGGTGAAGCAGGCAGGGCTGCGGCCTCAGCGCCTGCACGATCTGCGGCACCTGTTCGCCTCGCTCATGCTGGCGTCCGGGGAGGACCTGACCGTGGTGTCCAAGGTTATGGGTCACTCCAACTCGCAGATCACGCGCGACCTGTACGCGCACCTCGTGGGCGACCGTGCCCGCACCGCGGTGATGGGCGGCCTGGCCCTCCTCCCGCCCTCTGCGCGCACAGGTGTGCCCGCAACTGTGCCCGCAGGGGCATGA
- a CDS encoding phage tail tape measure protein, which produces MSRLPRCARAVPAAVAAREIPRRTRRAADPQSDAQGGGRPLGGSPETTPALGSRPFRCRWSGVGSRHTHRTAGSARTTTNTAARRRAGLLVEGRAIALDLGTLTGYLDLDDKQYDDVLGKLPGKIDVSGAAMKLAAGAAALGVGMALAGGISSAIELDDASHKITAQLGLTEQESARIGGVAGKLYADAYGESVEEVNTAVQNVVSSIDGMRDASAGAIEDMTAKALNFGTAFEVDTARSTQVVGQLIKGGLVADANEGFDLLAAAMQRVPAGVREDILDAADEYGPFFQQLGISGEEAMAKLVTAADKGTFGIDKTGDAVKEFSIRATDMSAASKTAYDALGLSQEDMTRKLLAGGDEAAGAFDQIVSGLRGVQDPAAQSQAALALFGTPLEDLGTGEIPQFLAGLQETTGALGEVNGTMSKVGDTLNGSAKTGWTDLTRTWDSIIGTVGAGLLPVLTTLLDWLNENPAILSAVAIGLGVLAAAFVVLTAAQWAMNVAMLASPVTWIILGIVALIAAVVLLIANWDAVVSFLTDVWNGFISWFTGVMDGFIAWWNGMWEGFASWVTEVWNGFIGWIVGVWNGFIALLVAGGDAIAAWWSGLWSGIGSFFTGIWEGIVAWAASVIVNFIRGWQIIWGGLTSFFAGLWSGISGGITGAWNGILSFFTGIPGTIMGFFAGIGSWLWNAGRDLISGLLNGIKSLAGTIGNFFLGLLPDWIVGPFKAALGIASPSKVFRGYGRNIVEGLALGLGDEQSELDRRMAGLVGTQDYSTQGGVAAALLGGQSGPQPIHVTNSLAGATVVLDLGDGKTVMALVREEIVDAGEQRRGEVVVGAGEVVFS; this is translated from the coding sequence GTGTCCCGGCTGCCGCGGTGTGCCCGCGCCGTGCCCGCAGCGGTCGCGGCCCGCGAAATCCCGCGGCGCACGAGGCGGGCGGCTGATCCTCAATCAGATGCCCAGGGCGGCGGCCGGCCGCTTGGCGGTAGCCCGGAAACCACGCCAGCACTGGGATCGCGGCCCTTCCGCTGTCGGTGGTCGGGCGTAGGATCGCGGCACACGCATCGCACGGCGGGCTCCGCGCGAACCACGACCAACACCGCTGCCCGCCGTCGTGCGGGCCTCCTCGTGGAGGGCAGAGCCATCGCGCTCGACTTGGGAACGCTGACCGGGTATCTGGACCTGGACGACAAGCAGTACGACGACGTGCTGGGCAAGCTGCCCGGCAAGATCGACGTGAGCGGCGCGGCGATGAAGCTGGCCGCTGGAGCTGCTGCGCTCGGCGTCGGGATGGCTCTGGCTGGAGGTATCTCCTCGGCCATCGAGCTGGACGACGCCAGCCACAAGATCACCGCCCAGCTCGGCCTCACCGAGCAGGAGTCGGCGCGCATCGGCGGCGTGGCGGGCAAGCTCTACGCCGACGCCTATGGCGAGTCGGTGGAGGAGGTGAACACCGCGGTTCAGAACGTCGTGTCCAGCATCGACGGGATGCGAGACGCCAGCGCCGGGGCCATCGAGGACATGACTGCCAAGGCGCTGAACTTCGGAACGGCGTTCGAGGTGGATACGGCCCGGTCCACCCAGGTGGTGGGGCAGCTCATCAAGGGCGGGCTGGTGGCGGACGCGAACGAGGGGTTCGACCTCCTGGCCGCCGCGATGCAACGCGTCCCGGCCGGGGTGCGCGAGGACATCCTGGACGCCGCCGACGAGTACGGCCCGTTCTTCCAGCAGCTCGGTATCTCGGGCGAGGAGGCGATGGCCAAGCTGGTCACCGCGGCCGATAAGGGCACTTTCGGCATCGACAAGACCGGCGACGCGGTGAAGGAATTCAGCATCCGGGCCACCGACATGTCGGCCGCGAGCAAGACCGCGTACGACGCGCTGGGGCTGTCCCAGGAGGACATGACCCGCAAGCTGCTGGCCGGTGGGGACGAGGCCGCGGGCGCTTTCGATCAGATTGTGTCGGGCCTCCGCGGCGTGCAGGACCCCGCCGCCCAGTCTCAGGCCGCGCTCGCCCTGTTCGGCACCCCGCTGGAGGACCTGGGCACGGGCGAGATTCCCCAGTTCCTCGCGGGCCTCCAGGAGACAACAGGCGCGCTCGGCGAGGTGAACGGCACGATGTCCAAGGTCGGCGACACCCTGAACGGATCGGCCAAGACCGGCTGGACCGACCTCACCCGCACCTGGGACTCGATCATCGGCACGGTGGGGGCCGGGCTGCTGCCGGTTCTCACGACGCTGCTGGACTGGCTGAACGAGAACCCCGCCATCCTCAGCGCGGTGGCCATCGGCCTCGGCGTGCTCGCCGCCGCGTTCGTGGTCCTCACCGCGGCCCAGTGGGCCATGAACGTCGCGATGCTCGCCAGCCCGGTCACCTGGATCATCCTCGGCATCGTCGCGCTGATCGCCGCGGTGGTGCTCCTCATCGCCAACTGGGACGCCGTAGTTTCCTTCCTTACTGACGTGTGGAACGGCTTCATTTCCTGGTTCACGGGGGTGATGGACGGATTCATCGCCTGGTGGAACGGCATGTGGGAGGGGTTCGCGTCCTGGGTCACCGAGGTGTGGAACGGCTTCATCGGCTGGATCGTCGGCGTCTGGAACGGCTTCATCGCGCTGCTGGTCGCGGGCGGCGACGCCATCGCAGCCTGGTGGAGCGGCCTGTGGTCCGGCATCGGCTCGTTCTTCACCGGCATTTGGGAGGGGATCGTGGCCTGGGCCGCCTCGGTCATCGTGAACTTCATCCGCGGCTGGCAGATCATCTGGGGCGGACTCACTTCGTTCTTCGCCGGGCTCTGGTCGGGCATCAGCGGCGGGATCACCGGGGCGTGGAATGGCATCCTCTCGTTCTTCACCGGCATCCCCGGCACGATCATGGGGTTTTTCGCAGGCATCGGCTCGTGGCTCTGGAACGCCGGACGTGACCTGATCTCTGGCCTGCTGAACGGCATCAAGTCGCTGGCCGGGACCATCGGGAACTTCTTCCTGGGCCTGCTGCCCGACTGGATCGTCGGGCCCTTCAAGGCGGCGCTGGGGATCGCCTCCCCGTCCAAGGTGTTCCGCGGCTACGGGCGCAACATCGTGGAGGGTCTGGCGCTGGGACTCGGTGACGAGCAGAGCGAGCTGGACCGGCGCATGGCGGGGCTCGTGGGCACTCAGGACTACTCGACACAGGGCGGCGTGGCTGCGGCACTCCTGGGCGGTCAGAGCGGCCCCCAGCCCATCCACGTCACCAACTCCCTGGCCGGGGCCACCGTCGTGCTCGACCTCGGCGACGGCAAGACCGTCATGGCCCTGGTGCGCGAGGAGATCGTGGACGCTGGCGAGCAGCGGCGCGGCGAGGTAGTCGTGGGCGCTGGAGAGGTGGTGTTCTCGTGA